The proteins below are encoded in one region of Helicoverpa zea isolate HzStark_Cry1AcR chromosome 21, ilHelZeax1.1, whole genome shotgun sequence:
- the LOC124640669 gene encoding solute carrier family 22 member 13-like, which translates to MDTESNDKKEKKDQKMEKQPEADKMVKAIGDFGKWQVMLLLLIVAPTKISSAWQQLGIVFLAPATTFMCTETNLTDSIQLSTCYSDCANYEYYSEFENTIISEFGLICDRAWMANFTQTMCMFGVLIGSIVFGFVADRFGRRPALLIACMLQLITTVVEAFCYNYWLFTTVRFFIGVSTAGTILSSFILIMEVIGPLRREFMNCLCALPMPVGQMLMPLFAYYLRTWNQFCLGVGVPHVLYLIYFFMLPESPRWLISVGRIEEASKVMTQAARWNNLPSGNMLDVAKSMASEKVNSNEPIRKATYLDLLKTRLLRINIFCSCTIWFVLGISYYGSNQYIGQTSSNVFVTVALAGVLQFPGILLSGFLCKYFGRKITMISFFVVCGGSNAFLVVPEDWFAVRLTMGAIGVGCASGAFATMYMYTSELFPTVARNMAMGASSTVSRVGSMLAPYVAGMTVIAAWLPPVAFAGVPILGAITCFFLPETRGQKLSDHLS; encoded by the exons atggataCAGAATCAAatgataaaaaagaaaagaaggaCCAGAAGATGGAAAAGCAACCAGAGGCAGACAAAATGGTGAAGGCGATAGGGGACTTTGGCAAATGGCAGGTGATGCTGTTGCTGCTAATAGTGGCACCGACAAAGATCTCATCAGCGTGGCAGCAGCTAGGCATAGTGTTTTTAGCTCCGGCTACCACCTTCATGTGCACAGAAACAAATCTTACAGACAGTATACAGTTATCCACGTGTTATAGTGATTGTGCTAATTATGAGTATTATTCAGAGTTCGAGAATACTATTATTTCGGAGTTTGGGCTGATCTGCGATAGAGCGTGGATGGCCAACTTCACGCAGACTATGTGTATGTTTGGTGTGCTGATCGGCAGTATTGTTTTTGGATTTGTTGCTGACAG ATTTGGCAGACGTCCAGCATTACTGATAGCATGCATGCTGCAACTTATAACCACTGTTGTGGAGGCCTTCTGCTATAACTACTGGCTGTTCACCACAGTTCGGTTCTTCATCGGAGTGTCTACAGCAGGAACCATCCTGAGCTCCTTCATCCTGATCATGGAAGTCATCGGGCCCCTGAGGAGAGAGTTCATGAACTGCCTCTGTGCCCTTCCAATGCCAGTCGGTCAGATGCTGATGCCACTATTCGCGTACTACTTGAGAACTTGGAACCAATTCTGCTTGGGAGTTGGTGTTCCACATGTATTGTACTTAATATATTTCTTCATGTTACCCGAATCCCCGAGGTGGTTGATTTCCGTTGGCAGAATTGAGGAAGCTAGTAAAGTGATGACCCAGGCTGCGAGATG GAATAACCTGCCATCAGGCAATATGTTGGATGTGGCGAAGAGCATGGCAAGTGAGAAGGTGAACTCAAACGAACCCATACGAAAGGCTACCTACTTAGACCTGCTTAAGACTCGGTTACTCAGAATCAATATCTTCTGTTCGTGCACTATCTGGTTCGTTCTTGGAATCAGTTATTACGGCAGTAACCAATACATTGGACAGACGAGTTCCAATGTTTTTGTGACCGTTGCTTTAGCTGGAGTTCTGCAG TTCCCCGGAATCCTCCTGAGCGGGTTTCTTTGCAAATACTTCGGCAGAAAGATCACGATGATCAGCTTTTTCGTCGTCTGTGGTGGCAGCAACGCGTTCCTCGTGGTACCTGAAGACTGGTTCGCTGTGCGACTGACTATGGGAGCCATAGGCGTTGGTTGTGCTTCTGGTGCCTTTGCTACTAT GTACATGTACACCTCCGAGCTGTTCCCAACTGTAGCCCGAAACATGGCTATGGGAGCTTCATCCACGGTATCCAGAGTGGGGTCTATGTTAGCCCCCTACGTGGCTGGTATGACCGTCATAGCCGCGTGGCTACCACCAGTGGCTTTCGCTGGAGTACCTATACTAGGAGCGATTACTTGTTTTTTCTTACCAGAAACCAGGGGTCAGAAACTATCAGACCATTTGTCGTAG